Proteins encoded in a region of the Photobacterium profundum SS9 genome:
- a CDS encoding cold-shock protein, translating into MSNTTGIVKWFNEEKGFGFITQDNGGADVFVHFRAIASEGFKTLAEGQKVSFEVEQGQKGLQAANVVAI; encoded by the coding sequence ATGTCTAACACAACTGGTATCGTCAAGTGGTTTAACGAAGAGAAAGGTTTCGGTTTCATCACTCAAGACAACGGCGGCGCTGACGTATTCGTACATTTCCGTGCAATCGCTTCAGAAGGCTTTAAAACGCTTGCTGAAGGTCAAAAAGTTTCTTTTGAAGTAGAGCAAGGCCAAAAAGGTCTTCAAGCTGCAAACGTTGTAGCTATATAA
- a CDS encoding DUF2786 domain-containing protein: MSEQKRKALKKIAKCLELGNSANINEAAQAIRMAHRLMLKYGLDQDDIEFIKMGKTKSETLLPSDVSTQILKIIRGINRRFGVECVLTNHKGLKKAEFIGVAERAIFAAFAFDIVYREMNQQTGQFRNSFAGTGTSTAEVARRVASFLAGWLEGALEKLPVLNTDDDHEQRMSNYIDKQFENLDRETFKQQLQEAMKGITDDYEKGMKKGRAISVNRPVGSSTTKQDYKLLDK; the protein is encoded by the coding sequence ATGTCTGAACAGAAGCGAAAGGCGCTGAAAAAAATAGCTAAATGCCTAGAGCTGGGGAACTCTGCGAACATCAACGAAGCAGCGCAAGCTATTCGAATGGCACACCGTCTAATGCTAAAATACGGCTTAGATCAAGATGATATCGAATTCATCAAAATGGGCAAAACCAAATCTGAAACCTTATTACCTTCAGATGTGAGTACGCAAATTCTTAAAATTATCCGAGGCATAAATCGTCGCTTCGGAGTTGAATGTGTACTTACCAACCATAAAGGTTTAAAGAAAGCAGAGTTTATTGGTGTTGCTGAACGAGCCATTTTTGCAGCTTTTGCGTTTGATATTGTTTACCGCGAAATGAATCAACAAACAGGTCAATTCCGAAATAGCTTTGCGGGCACAGGAACAAGTACAGCAGAAGTTGCTCGACGTGTTGCATCCTTTTTAGCCGGATGGCTGGAAGGTGCACTTGAAAAGTTACCGGTTTTAAATACTGACGATGATCATGAACAACGTATGTCAAACTACATCGACAAGCAGTTTGAAAACCTAGATCGCGAAACATTCAAACAACAGCTACAAGAAGCAATGAAGGGAATTACAGACGATTACGAAAAGGGAATGAAAAAAGGACGCGCTATTTCAGTCAATCGCCCTGTTGGTAGCTCAACGACTAAACAAGATTATAAGCTGCTAGACAAATAA
- a CDS encoding inosine/guanosine kinase: MKFPGQRKSKHYFPVNARDPLVAQIQQDNPLARTHPVGVGQTIVDIEARVDDDFLARHALSKGHSLVLDEDKAELLYLELKERKLISHEYPGDTIGNTLHNYSVLADDKSILLGVMSQDLKIGSYAYRYLCNTSSRMDLDHLQPVDGPVGRCYTLISEDGERTFAINEGQMNQLRPESIPECAFEKASALVLSSYLVRGKPTDPMKSAALKAIEYAKKHDVPVVLTLGTKYVIEGKEEWWIEFLKEHVTCVAMNEEEAEALTGEKDPLIAADKALDWVDMVLCTAGPVGLYMAGYCDDELKRESTLPLLPGRIAEFNKHEFSRPMIKDSCKNPIRVYSHIAPYLGGPVEIKNTNGAGDAALSALLHDMSANCYHKANVPNSSKHIAQFLAYSSFSQICQYSNRVSYEVLTQHAPRLSRGLPEREDCLEEAYWER, from the coding sequence ATGAAATTTCCTGGTCAGCGTAAATCCAAGCATTATTTCCCAGTTAATGCCCGTGATCCATTAGTTGCTCAAATCCAACAAGATAATCCACTAGCGCGCACACACCCTGTTGGTGTTGGTCAAACCATTGTTGATATTGAAGCACGCGTTGATGATGACTTCTTAGCAAGACATGCTTTGAGTAAAGGGCACTCTTTAGTTCTTGATGAAGATAAAGCTGAATTGCTTTACCTTGAACTAAAAGAACGGAAATTGATCAGCCACGAATACCCAGGTGATACCATTGGTAACACACTGCACAACTATTCCGTGCTAGCTGATGATAAATCAATTCTTTTAGGTGTAATGAGCCAAGATCTTAAGATTGGTTCGTACGCTTATCGTTACTTATGTAATACATCTAGCCGAATGGATTTAGACCATTTACAGCCTGTCGATGGCCCTGTTGGTCGTTGTTATACGCTGATAAGTGAAGATGGCGAACGTACTTTCGCAATAAACGAAGGTCAAATGAACCAGCTTCGTCCAGAAAGCATACCTGAGTGCGCATTTGAAAAAGCATCAGCCCTTGTGCTGTCTTCATACTTGGTTCGTGGTAAGCCAACCGACCCAATGAAAAGCGCTGCACTTAAGGCTATTGAGTACGCCAAAAAGCACGATGTACCTGTTGTACTTACATTGGGCACTAAATACGTCATCGAAGGTAAAGAAGAATGGTGGATTGAGTTCTTAAAAGAGCACGTCACCTGTGTTGCGATGAACGAAGAAGAAGCTGAAGCATTAACGGGTGAAAAAGATCCTTTAATCGCTGCAGATAAAGCACTCGATTGGGTTGATATGGTGCTTTGTACTGCGGGACCAGTTGGCTTATACATGGCAGGTTACTGTGACGATGAATTAAAGCGTGAGTCAACGCTTCCATTGTTACCTGGCCGTATTGCTGAATTCAATAAGCATGAATTTAGCCGACCAATGATCAAAGACAGCTGTAAAAACCCTATCCGTGTTTATTCACACATAGCCCCATACCTTGGGGGTCCTGTTGAAATTAAAAATACGAATGGTGCTGGTGATGCCGCTTTATCTGCACTACTGCACGATATGTCTGCAAATTGTTACCACAAAGCTAATGTGCCAAATTCAAGTAAGCACATAGCTCAATTCTTAGCATACTCTTCTTTTTCACAGATTTGTCAGTACTCTAACCGCGTAAGTTATGAAGTACTAACTCAACACGCCCCTCGCCTCTCGCGTGGATTGCCTGAGCGTGAAGATTGTCTTGAAGAAGCATATTGGGAGCGATAA
- a CDS encoding DUF411 domain-containing protein gives MKFSHLFALVLLTLSTSSFAQTIKGTNYQSPYCGCCKEWVKHMEDNGFELDVVYKEDLTPIKIELGLRPEYTSCHTAEIEGYTFEGHVPADEVKRFLDKKPARMIGLAVAGMPMGSPGMEYDDQKDPYEVLAFDENGKTMVWSTHNQ, from the coding sequence ATGAAATTTTCACACCTATTCGCTCTCGTATTATTGACACTTAGCACTTCATCTTTTGCACAAACCATTAAAGGGACAAATTATCAATCACCCTATTGTGGCTGCTGTAAAGAGTGGGTAAAACATATGGAAGATAATGGCTTCGAACTTGATGTCGTATACAAAGAAGATCTAACACCAATCAAAATTGAACTGGGTCTACGTCCTGAATATACATCATGCCATACCGCTGAAATCGAAGGATACACCTTCGAAGGTCACGTACCTGCCGATGAAGTTAAACGATTTTTAGACAAGAAGCCGGCACGTATGATTGGGCTTGCCGTTGCTGGAATGCCGATGGGTTCACCAGGCATGGAATATGATGATCAAAAAGACCCGTATGAAGTCTTAGCATTTGACGAAAATGGTAAAACAATGGTCTGGTCTACGCATAATCAATAA